The region TTTAAGAAGTGATTGGTTTGTTTTCAATCATAACACATGTATGTAACAGAGTTGTTTccaatttaagaggaaaaaaatatgtagTTTCTCAAAATATATTACGGCCCTCAGCTACCAGGATTAACAGGtaaatttgtcttctttctccagtCCCCAGCCTCCTTTCCTGGTACGTCCATTTCCAGAGGTAAGGATGGATATCACTATACAAAAGTATTGCCTTGATGATGGAAGACTATGAAACTGATGTATTATCCTTCATAACtagttctttgttgctgttgtatgTTCAAAAGATGAAGTTCTGTGATCACTGTTGAAGCATAAATTCCCCTTTATACTGCTCACTTTAAACTATTAATGCCTTCTGAAAATCTGCCTGTCTTCTGCAATCTGTCTGGGCAGATCTTTCACCTTGCCCTGCTTTCACTGTTGTTGCAGTAGGCCTTTGCTTTTTCCAATGCTCTTTCTAATGTGCTCTTGGctttcttaaaattataaatggaaattttacATTTAGGAATGAAGGATTAAGTTAATTCATATTGGTAATCTAGCAAGGGATCCTTTTgcaatgttttatttaattttagtcCTCAGAAAGTCCACTCAAAATGGAAAGCATTGACTAAGCACTCATACATGAGCACAGTTTTGGTGGTGCAGGCTGAGAGCAGAAAGGCTGGCCTCAGGCATGCCCCTGACAGCCAAACAAGGAGAAATTTGAGGGGTGGGAGGTCAAAAACCTatatctgaagcagaaaattTCCTTAGATAggtaatttaatttcttaaatttaaaaataaacgtAATATTTTGCACTACAGTAGCTTATAATTGAATTGACTGTATGGAAAAATGCAGAGTAAAATACAGAGAGAGGGATGGGTGATAAGCAGAGCAAAGTAGGTAGCATGCAAATGGAGGAAAATGCCCCAAATTAGTAAATGGCATTACGCTTTGCAAGCATGGCTTGAAATTCTGTCTCAGAAATGGCATAGAGGATGCTGTCCATGTGCTCCCAAGATGTCCTTCACTGGACCAGTACATCTCCCCTCAACTATTGACTAATGGCTCATAATCTCCTGCATCTGCCAGAGCATTGCCCTCACTTGAACTGGATCTGCCTCTCTGAGGAGTTTTACACCATAGCAAGATCCCAATGACAAATGGACTCTGGGATGCAAAGGTAATGCACCCTGCCTCAGCATGGGACCTCACTTTCTTCCTGAGGGCATATGTTTAATAtatcattttgaaaacaaaaatgctcTAAGGCTCTGCTTTTTGGAATCCTACCTAAGATGATGCCAAAATATATTCTGGAAACAGATTATAAGGATATGGTTCTGAAAGTGAGTCATTTGCTAGCAGGGAGGCAATAAGCTCCCAATAAGATAGAAAaagcggggaggggagggcttccttggtggctcagtggtaagaatccaccttccaatgcaggagagaagggttcagtccctgggtagggaagatctcctggagaaggaaatggcaacccactttattattttttttttatttttttatccaaaACGTGTTTATTGGGATGGTTTCCCGTTCATCTTGATACAGGGTACTTTTAGTGCTGCTTCTGTCTGAAAGAGCATCCTTCTGTAAGCCTTGCTTTTCCtcctgtaggctggcagaggacagtAGAGCAGCCAACACACAAAACTACTGTTTGTGCATGGCTGAAGACGGTGGTGATTTTATAGCATCCTGGGCACTTTACATCCATGAAATAGGAACTGGGGCTCTGCACCAGGCGCTTCTTCTTgtgtttcctcttctcctcttctggAGAGGGATGAAGAAGATCCTTTGCGAGAGGCATGTTCTCGTGAGGAGGTCATCACCGCCGGAAAggggcaacccactttagtattctttcctggagaatccaatggaaagaggagtctggcggcctatagtccataggattgtgAAGAGTAGACCATGACttggtgattaaacaacaacaacaataaagtaggaaaaatatTAGTAGGGCCTGAGGGACTGTAACAGTGACTGCTCAGACTTTCACTGATTACTTAGAACAGGCTGTTTATGGAAGATAATTATCTGGCTGGTGTAGCAATTCTAACATTTCAATGTAAATAGTAATTAATAAAACTGTGGAACTTGATGTTTGTTTCTAAGTTCCATTGATgtacagaagagagaaaattagAGACTTAGAACTATAATCAGTCTCATGAGGGTCAGGAAGCTTCCTCGGAGGCTCATTTGGATACTCTTTATTGCTCACAACcagaggaggggcagcagtgaagaGCAGGTACAGGACCAAATTGTAAGATTTGGAGATTTGTAAAGAAGGTGGAATTTTAGTCCAGACAAGAGTCCAATGCCAAAGGCAGAGCCTTAATAACAAAGAGTGATCCTGAGACATGAGAGGGGATATCTAGTCTGATGCACTTGAGAATCTTGAACTCTCAATTCATTTTGTCACCTCGATATCAGCTGACTTGACTTCCCACCCATGGAGAGTCCTCAAATGAAGCAAATGCCTTACAAAACTACACTTGCCCTCCTTGGGATCTGTCCTACCTACCTTCTTCATCATCCATAATTAGAGAATAATGTGCCACATTTTCAAGTGAAGCCATTTTCCAGTTAGACAAATACTGGGTAAAAATGATCATTTAAGTAAATAGCACTTATGCTTAAAATGCAAAACTCACTGTAGGGAAGCTGACCCCTATTTATTGTACCTAGTATTGAGCCATGCTAATCAGGCCAGCATTAAGCAAGGCCTGACTGTGAAAGAGCTTGGCCTTCTACAGGAGGAGATGGATTATATGCCAAATGAGCTGCAAGACCCAGCTCACATGTATCagcatgaaaaaggaaaatatgccaGAAATGTATTCTGAGAGGGCTGGAACAAAGAAAGCAGACAGAGACTGAAAAATGGAgttttttaatatgcaaatattttcccatgaCACAAGATTTAACTTCCTGCAAGGGGTTTGGAAAGTGTTCCAAATACACTATTGGTTGGCCCTTCAATTCTTGGAAAATTAAACGGATCACACTAACTGAAATAAGGAAGCTAGAACTCTGTGACAGATTGaataaaggatttaaaaaaaaaaaaaaaaaccctccaagaTTTgggcatactagagtgggtccaCTATAAAGATTCAAAATCCACAAGATGGTGATTTCTAAAGATGAAAAGATATGTGTTTATAAGGAGGACACCAGCCTCACtgagaactcagcagtggtcacccTTTCTTCTCAGGGCTGAAGAGGGCACGCTGCCTTGTATCAGTGGGATGATAGGAATCCCATATAGCAAAAGCCATGTGGTGACACTTCAGTGCCAGCAGAAAGGGGATATAATCACTAACATGAGCGACAAGGTCAGACTAGCAGCCAGGGGCACCTGGCTTGCCGTGATCTGTGGAAATACAAGTGGAACATTTCATCCTCAGGTCAAAATAGATGGCTGCCAGCAAATGAACTGAATATAAACGGGTTCTACCCACTATCTGAAAGTAGAGAGTTCCATGGAAACCTTCCCTAAGCTGAAATGGCATATAGTGAAGAAGCAATAACCTTAGGGCACATCTTGCTAACGAATACTCGAAATGAATTGAGAAAAAGCACAAATGCTCATGCAGTTCAAAGCTGTGGCAGCTTGGTGCTGAGATGCCGAGTATAGTCTCAGGGAAGGGGCTTGATGGCACCACTTTCGCTACTCAGGGTGCACTGTCTCTATAAAAGCTCCCATCAAAACAAACACTGAGTGCTGTTTttgcatttcactttttttcataaaTGTGAAAATCCTCTCTAGATTTCTTTCCGGTAGTGAAAATAGGTAGGTACTAATGGAGTTCTTTTGTAAAAGTGAACTGGCATAATGCAAACTTTCAAAAAGTAGGAGATATATCTGTACGTATAAACAATGCCAGGCAGAATGCTGCCCAATATAGAATCAAAATCCTTTGCCTAATTTCTAGAATTGATCCTGAGTTCAGATATAGAACTATTTAAAGGAGAGGCTGTGTCTCCATGAAGAAAAAAGACCTTGCAACAAGAGGCAGATGACAATACTATATGCTTCTCCCTTCTCTGGTGCACCGTTTCCCCACATGCTGGGAGTGGTGTTTTCTAAGGGCTCACAGATGCCCGTTGTACAGCATATTGGCTTTGGAGGAATGGAAGCTCCATTGTTCAGAAATTAATGTGCCCCCTGATCGCCAGCTCATAGGGCTGTCAGAGGCTACTGCCAGGCTGACACAGGGTACAAAGCGTAGGCCCTCTTGGCACAATCAGGACCAACAACTGATCCTCCAGGATGAAGCTAGTTGCCAGCTGACACCACATCCTTGCTTAACTTTCTTTGCTTGCCCtacctttcttctctctctccttttctcctagaAGCACTCCCTCAATAAGTCTCTTTCACAAGTGATTTCACTGAAGTCGCTACTTTAGGCTCTTCTTTTAGAGCAGACATTCACAACCTTTATGGCACCATGACCtggtttttccacagaccagtgGGTGGtgggtttcaggatgattcaagctcattacattcattgtgcactttatttctgttattgcaACAGTTCCACcccagatcatcagacattagattcAGGAGACTGGCAATCCCTTTTTTAGCAAAACAAAGAATAGTAAACCACTATCAAAGTGAAAATCTTATGTGCTTCTGAAGGCAggggagaggcctgacagaaggTTGTTGCattctgtggctgctgctgctgctgctaagttgcttcagtcatgtctgactttatgagaccccatagacagcagcctaccaggctcccccatccctgtgattctccagtcaagaacaatggagtgggttgccatttccttttccaatgcatgaaagtgaaaagtgaaagtgaagttgctcagtcgtgtctgactcttagcgaccccatggactgcagcccaccaggctcctctgtccatgggattttccaggcaagagtactggagtggggtaccattgccttctctggcatccTATGGGCCCCTCTCCATATTTGGTGCACAGGTGAGGGACAAGAAAAGTAATCCTGGCTTTCCCAGTTGCTAGAGTATGCAAGCAATAGACAACTCCTCCACATATACCTTGGTTCCATTGTCTGTAAATTAAGCTATTAATAATGTTTTTGGAATAATATATCCATGAAATATAATCATTATAGAGACTGGCTCAGGATAAGTGTTTAATACACatagctattttatttattttataatatcttttaGCTATTATTTCTGCATATGATACACTGTAAGGTTTAATATTAATAAGAATTATAAACATTAAATGAaagcttagggcttccctggtggctcagatggtaaagaatctggatgcactgcaggagacccaggttccatccctgggtcaggaagattccttgaagaaggaaacagcaactcactccagttttcttgtttgaaaaatctcatggacagaggagcctggtgggccactatccatggggtcaccaagagtcagatatgactgagtgactaacaattatCTATGTATTAGGCATTGTCTTTAAACATTTTACGTGCATCCATATAATAATTTTGGTTACTCTATGAGATTAGTAATATTCATATTTATGCTTtgtacatgaggaaactgaggaatgcATGGCCACATGGCTTGCTGAAGTTCTCATGACGGGTGAGCAGTGGAGATGAGCTAATAACACCAAACTCTGATTCCAGAGCCCACACTCTCAATCATATACTTTGCTGTTTCACTGCCATTAATCCTAATGATGACAAAAAGTTTCAGAACTAATTTGTTGGTagatatcatttttaaataaagaaaatgtaaatatcagGTCACCTTTAATGccatcatcattttattttccaattgtTGGGGGAGTATTCAATCATTTGGATAGACCACATGTGCAACACAAAAAATCgaagtaaatacattttatttttataatttggcTCCCATGTAATGCAAAAATAGTTCAGATGGGAAATACGTAACTATTATGCTTTATCAGAGAAAATTTGGAAGCAGCTTGACACTAAATCTGCTTATATAGTCATATTTTTTCTATACCAATTCTTTCTTATCATaaagattatattttcaaaactattattttgtattttgaatgtaAGAGATTCTTTAAATAATGTAGAAAAGAAAAtgccttctttgatttctgcatctttttaaaatttcttttgatgATAAAAACTAGGGAGCTAATGGTTAAAATTATATAACAATACATTTGTGGTCAATTTCATATAATCAACACATTTTCTTAGTTCTAAGTATACTATTGAAGGCATAATTGAAATAGTAACTTAGTGTATATGCCTGCCATTATGCTAAGCAGCTGATCTGTATAGCAATGCTACAAAGTAAGTATTATGATCCTCATTCTATAATGAAGAAACTGGGGCTCTGAAGGTGCAAGGAAACCACCACAGTCATAGGCATTATAACACATCAAAGCTCATTCTCATTTTAATCAATATGATATGCCATCcctggaaaaaaaaggaagagtgaTTCCATTTTTAAGATATGAAGGACGTGCAATAAACACATGGAGAAGTAGTGGGTAAGAGAAGAAATACTATGTTTTCTGCTAATTGTGTAATGCTGATTGATGGAATAAAAGGATTCAGATACATGCTTGTGATGTTTGAGCAAGTTACTTTTCACTGGTTTGTTAAAGGATGAAACTTTAAACGTTCaaatatatcagtcagttcagttcagtcactcagtcatgtccgactctttgcgaccccgtgaatcgcagcacgccaggcctccctgtccatcaccaactctcggaattcactcaaattcatgtccatccagtcggtgatgccatccagccatctcatcctctgtcgtccccttctcctcctgcccccaatcccctcatcctctgtcgtccccttctcctcctgcccccaatcccctcatcctctgtcatccccttctcctcctgcccccaatccctcccagtatcagggtcttttccaatgagtcaactcttcacatgaggtggccaaagtataggagtttcagcttcagcatcagtcctttcagtgagcacccaggactgatctcctttaggatggactggttgaatctccctgtagtccaagggactctcaagagtcttctccaacaccacagttcaaaagcatcaattcttcagcgctcagccttcttcacagtcctactctcacatccatacatgactactggaaaaccatagccttgactagatggacctttgttggcagagtaatatctctgcttttcaatatgctatctaggttgttcataacttcccttccaaggagtaagagtcttttaatttcatggctgcaatcaccatcggcagtgattttggagtcccccaaaataaagtctggcactgcttccactgtttccccatctatttcccatgaagtgatgagaccagatgccatgatcttagttttcagaatgttgaactttaagccaactttttcactctcctctttcactttcatcaacaggctttttagttcctcttcactttctgccataagggaggtgtcatctgtatatctgaggttattgctatatctgaggttattgatatttctcccggcaatcttgatttcaacttgtgcttcttccagcacagtgtTTCTCTTGTACtttgcgtagaagttaaataagcagggtgacaatatacagccttgatgtactccttttcctatttggaaccagtgtgttgttccatgtccagttctaactgttgcttcctgacctgtacacaggtttctcaagaggcaggtcaggtggtctggtattcccatctctttcagtattctccacagtttattgtgatccacacagtcaaaggctttgtcatagttcataaagcagaaatagatgttttctggaactctcttgctttttccatgatccagtggatgttggcaatttgatctctggttcctttgccttttctaaacctggcttgaatatcaggaagttcacagttcacgtattgctgaagcctggcttgaagaattttgagtattacttcactagcgtgtgagatgagtgcaattgtgcagtagtttgagcattttggggggttgtctttctttgggattggaatgaaaactgaccttttccagtcctgtggccactgctgagttttccaaatttgctggcgtattgagttcagaaccttcacagcatcatctttcaggatttgaaagagctcaactggaattccatcacttcgactagctgtgttcatagtgatgctttctaaggcccacttgacttcacattccaggatgtctggctctaggtgagtgatcacaccattgtgattatctgggtcgtgaagatcttgtttgtacagttcttctgtgtattcttgccacctcttcttaatatcgtctgcttctgttaggtccataccatttatgtcctttattgagcccatctttgcattaaatgttcccttggtaactctaattttcttgaagaaatctctagtctttcccattctgttgttttcctctatttctttgcattgatcactttcttatttctccttgctattctttggatctctgcattcagatgcttatatctttccttttctttgcttttcacttctcttcttttcacagctatttgtaaggcctcctcagaggccttgtaagccattttgcttttttacatttcttgaaaaatcagtcaaattatttattttggatgtCGATTTATTAGACGACTAGAGGCTTTATTGAAATAGTCCTACACGGAATCAAATAGACCTGGATTTGAATTGTAGCTATTCTCATTGtgataattcctaaccaactgtGCCCTATATTCATCTTCTGTAAAAGGAGGATAATATTGCCTAACATTCTAGGGTTGTGGAGGAAATTAAATATCATGAATTTAATACATGATAATTACTGCTACCATCAATTAAGCAGATTTTATACAGGTTTTATG is a window of Ovis aries strain OAR_USU_Benz2616 breed Rambouillet chromosome 1, ARS-UI_Ramb_v3.0, whole genome shotgun sequence DNA encoding:
- the LOC101119090 gene encoding small ribosomal subunit protein eS27-like, whose product is MPLAKDLLHPSPEEEKRKHKKKRLVQSPSSYFMDVKCPGCYKITTVFSHAQTVVLCVGCSTVLCQPTGGKARLTEGCSFRQKQH